The segment CACCTTTACGAGCGCGCCCGCGGTAGACGCCATGTGGAGCACTGCCCACGAAATGGGCATGTACCGCCAGCTGATCGAGGCCCTCAAGACCCAGGTGACCGTGGCCGCCGTCGGGCCCGTCACAGCACAGCCGCTGATCGATGCCGGGCTCGCCCCCCTCATCCCGGACCGCTACCGCATGGGTGCGCTCATCCGGCTCGTCACCGAACATCTGGCCCTGAACCATGTGCGCCGGCTCGACACTCCCTCAGGGAACATCGAGCTGCGCGGCCGCTGTTTGAAGATCAATGGTTCCGTGGTGGAGCTGGCCCCGGCTCCGCTGCTCCTGCTGCGAGCGCTTTTGGGAGCCGGGGGCGCAGTGCTGTCCCGAGAGGCGCTTTCCGATCTTCTGGAACTGCGTGGCTCGGTCCATGCCCTGGACATGACGGTGAGCCGTTTGCGGTCCTCGCTCCCGGACGGAAGGCTCGTGGAAACCGTGGTCAAACGGGGTTACCGGCTCCGCGTCTAGGTCCCTCGAGTGGCACGTGCCAAACCCGACCCCCGGCCGTCGGGCCGCGATGTCGCATCGCGGGCCCGACAGGATGTGGATCAGGCTCGACGGCGCCGGATAGCGATCGCGATCACGGCTCCGGTGAACACGAGCAGCGTGGCGAGCAGCCCCAGCCCGGCCATGCTGAATCCTGTCGTGGCGAGCCCGCCGTCCCTAGTCAATGTCGTCGTGACCACGGGGTCGGTACTGCCGTCTCGGACGGTCACAGTCAGTGTTCGCGCCACTTCCACGTTGCCTGCGCGGTCTGTCGTGCGGTACGAGACCGAATGGCTTCCGGCCTTGTCGAACTTCACCCCGTCCGCGGGCGCCGCACTCCACTCCTCCTCGCCGATTCGATACTCGGTGAATGCAACGCCGGAGAGGGCGTCCTCCGCATCGAACACAAGCTTGACCGTCGTAACCTTCGCATCGGCGACGGGCAATTGAACGGTGGTCACGGGAGCGGTCATGTCGATTGCCACACGCGCGCGTGCGATCTCCGAGATGTTGCCGGCCTTGTCGATCGCGCGCGCCTCGAGAATGTGAACGCCATCCGCCGCGAAGAGGATCTCCGCGGTGTACGGCTGCCACTCGCCGCCGTCGAGACGAGTCTCGATGCTCGGCGTCCGGGAGTCGTTGTCATCCGCGGTGGCCGAAACGGTGACCCCGGCGGTATGCCAGCCGGATGCCGGAGTCACCGGCGCCGTGTTCAACCGCACCGTTGGCGCAACCTCGTCGACGACCGACGAGCATGGAGCCTTCGGGCGGTCGGCGCTAGCCTCTCCCCAGGTTGTGGATGCGTCGGCGGTGAGCGTCACCTCGAGCGTTCCGCCCTTCTTCAACCGATCCCAGTTGGTGTAGCTCGCGCTTTGTGGAGTGCCGTTGAACGAGACTCCGTCGATGTATTGCAGTTTCGATCCATCGGCGCCGTCTGCCTTGATGGTCAGAGTCGTGTCACCGAAGTCGAGGTCCAGCCGCGGAAAGCGTGGAGCGTGCAACAGCAGATCACCGGAACCGGGAACCGAAGGATACATGCCGAGCGCAGAGAATGCGTACCAGGCCGACATGGTTCCGAGATCGTCGTTTCCGGTGACACCGTTCGGCTTGTTGGTGAAAAGCGTTTGGGCCGCCCGGTTCACCGCTGACGCCTTCGCGGGTTCCCCGTAGAAGTTATACATCCACGCAGCGTGCAGGTTCGGTTCGTTGTTCGGGTTGTACTCGATCCGGTTGTAGTCAAGCGCTCCGGTGACCCAGGATCCCCTCGCGGCACCGGCCGGATCGGTGAAGACGCGTCCAATGTCGAAGAATTTGTCGAGGCGGCTGATGGCCTGACCGACTCCGCCGATGGCCTCCGCGAGTCCGTCCGCGTCCTGCCAGGCAAGCCACTGGTATTGCCACGCCGTTCCTTCCTGGAATCCCCCGGTGTTGCCGCCCCAGCTACCGTCGGCGTTTCTCTCGCGCGGGAAGCCTGTGTATCCAGTCTCGGTCGCGGCCCGGTTCCACACGTTTTTCCAGTTGCTCGCACGAGAGGCAAGACGCACAGCCGTGGCGTTGTCGCCTAATCCCTCCGCGACGAGCGAGACGGCGCAATCGCCTACCGCGTACTCCATGGTCGCCGAACCGCCGTGGTGTTCGTCGGTGTCCATGCCCTTCTTCGGGGCCCAGCGGTTGGTGGGCACGTACCCCTTCGCGATGTAGTCGGCGATAGCGGAGCGCCCGGCGAACTGGCTCCCGGCGGGAGGCGCAGTGTCGATGTTCTCCAGCAGCGCCGCGAGCAGAAGCTTCTCATCGAGTTCGACCGCCGTGCCGGACAGGGTGTCCTCAGCGCCGAGCGTCACCCCGCCCTGCACCGCCCCGAACCGCCAGAGGTCGGCGAGGAAAGGGGAAGCCGGATCGCCCGTCATGACATTGGCCTCGTAGTTCGCGTAAGCCCAGCGCGGCAGCCAGCCACCCTGCTGCTGAATCGTCAGAACGCTTCTGGCCATATCCTGCGCGCGTTCCGGCTGCAGCATGGCGAGCAGTTGGTTCTGTGAGCGGTAGGTGTCCCACAGCGAGAACCACTGGTAGTAGGTCCAGCCGTCCGCCACGTGGTTCTTGTCGTCGAAGCCGCGGTAACGGCCATCGACGTCTGTCGAGGTGATGGGCTGGAGGAAAGCGTGGTACAGCGCTGTGTAGAAGGTGACATTGTCGTTGGCGGCGCCTCCGTAGGTGGTGGCTTTCCGAAGTTCGGTGTTCCACTCCGCGACCGTCGCATCCTTAACGGCGTCGAAAGGGATGATAGCCCCGTTGTCATCGAGTCCCTCCTCCACGAGGTTGGCGATCGCACCGGCCATGCCCGTGAAGGAGAGTCCGGTCGAGAGCTGAACCGTGCGGTTCTCGCTGGTGTCGAAACTCACCCAGGCGCCCTTCTGCCCGGGGCCGGATGGCTGAGCGGTCGACCCTGGCATGCCGCCGGTCTCATTCCAGGTTCCCGCGGACGCGAAGGGCCGGTCGAACCTCGTAGCGAACCAGGTGGTGTACTCGAAGTCCTTCCCCGAGCAGAATCCCTGCACGCGGATCTCGCTCACGACGGTGCGGTCACCGACGATCGTGATCGAGGAGTTCTTCACCTTGAGAGTTTGATTGGCCTGACCGGTGTTGAGGAACACATTGGCGTTGCCGGTCGCGGGGAAGGTGTATCGCTGCACCCCGACGCGGGTGGACGCGGTGGCTTCGACGTCGATTCCACCGGAGGAGGTGAGCCTGGTCCTGTAGTAGCCGGCGGTACCGATCTCGCCGTCGTGGGTGAGGGTCGCGGCATATCGGGTGTGATCGAAGGTGCGCCCGTTGGAGGTGTCGAACGACTTGCCGGGGCCGACCTCACCGGTCGTGGGGAGCACGGAAAGCAGACCGCCTTGTTCCCAGCATCCGGCGCCCGAGAGGTACGAATGACCGAAACCCCGAACCGTCGTGTCGTCGTATTGCCAGCCCGCGAAATGTTTGCCAGTCGGACTCACCTGGGCCATGCCGAACGGCGCCGACGCACCGGGGAAGGTGTTCCCTTCGTCCTTGGTGCCAATGAAGGTGTTGACGGATGCCGCGGGGTTGGCTATGGGTCCAGCCGCGGAGGCCGGCTGCGCCACAAGGGCCGGGCCGATCAGTCCCGCGGCGAGGGCGATCGCAAGGGATGCCGCTGCGTGCGACTTCATGCGTCTGGCCCGTCTCGCCAGGATACGGATCTTCATTTGCTGTGTCCTCCTTGACATAGCCAGAAAGCGCATGGAAACGTTTCCAAGAGACGGTATCCCAGTATCCACGCAGCGTCAATCATGTTCGGCGCGCCGGCCGTCTGATGGCCCGCGAATCCGCTCCGCACCCGCAGACAGGCGTTGTTGGCGCGATCATTAAGCGCTGACGGCAGTCGTGGCCGCCGAACAGGTTCTTCACAGCCTGCTCGGCGGCCACGGCGTCGCCTCTTGCGGTCACGACGCTGAGGGGTGAAGTAGGAGGTGGCGGCGCGAATCGCAGCGACAGACCCGTCTCACCCGTTCTTGTGGACCAAGTAGATGGCACCGGTGGTGACGTCTTCCTCGAGTGCTTCCAGGGTGCGGCCACGGGTTTCGGGGACCTGCTTGACGACGAAGACCAGGGCCAGCGCCCCGACGACGGCGAAGAGGAAAAATGTGCCGGTGATCCCGACCCCCGCGACCAGCGACGGGAAGAACAGCGAAAGGAAACCGTTCACGACCCAGAGGAAGAAGATCGAGACGCCGGTGCCGAAGCCGCGCATGTGCAGCGGGAAGACTTCCGACAGGTAGACCCACACCGCGACGTTCAGGAACGTTTGCATGGACCCGACGAAGGCAACCACCAGGAAGAGGATCACGTACGGGCGGATCGGGTTGCCCACGGGCAGCATCATTGA is part of the Arthrobacter ramosus genome and harbors:
- a CDS encoding GH92 family glycosyl hydrolase, with the protein product MKIRILARRARRMKSHAAASLAIALAAGLIGPALVAQPASAAGPIANPAASVNTFIGTKDEGNTFPGASAPFGMAQVSPTGKHFAGWQYDDTTVRGFGHSYLSGAGCWEQGGLLSVLPTTGEVGPGKSFDTSNGRTFDHTRYAATLTHDGEIGTAGYYRTRLTSSGGIDVEATASTRVGVQRYTFPATGNANVFLNTGQANQTLKVKNSSITIVGDRTVVSEIRVQGFCSGKDFEYTTWFATRFDRPFASAGTWNETGGMPGSTAQPSGPGQKGAWVSFDTSENRTVQLSTGLSFTGMAGAIANLVEEGLDDNGAIIPFDAVKDATVAEWNTELRKATTYGGAANDNVTFYTALYHAFLQPITSTDVDGRYRGFDDKNHVADGWTYYQWFSLWDTYRSQNQLLAMLQPERAQDMARSVLTIQQQGGWLPRWAYANYEANVMTGDPASPFLADLWRFGAVQGGVTLGAEDTLSGTAVELDEKLLLAALLENIDTAPPAGSQFAGRSAIADYIAKGYVPTNRWAPKKGMDTDEHHGGSATMEYAVGDCAVSLVAEGLGDNATAVRLASRASNWKNVWNRAATETGYTGFPRERNADGSWGGNTGGFQEGTAWQYQWLAWQDADGLAEAIGGVGQAISRLDKFFDIGRVFTDPAGAARGSWVTGALDYNRIEYNPNNEPNLHAAWMYNFYGEPAKASAVNRAAQTLFTNKPNGVTGNDDLGTMSAWYAFSALGMYPSVPGSGDLLLHAPRFPRLDLDFGDTTLTIKADGADGSKLQYIDGVSFNGTPQSASYTNWDRLKKGGTLEVTLTADASTTWGEASADRPKAPCSSVVDEVAPTVRLNTAPVTPASGWHTAGVTVSATADDNDSRTPSIETRLDGGEWQPYTAEILFAADGVHILEARAIDKAGNISEIARARVAIDMTAPVTTVQLPVADAKVTTVKLVFDAEDALSGVAFTEYRIGEEEWSAAPADGVKFDKAGSHSVSYRTTDRAGNVEVARTLTVTVRDGSTDPVVTTTLTRDGGLATTGFSMAGLGLLATLLVFTGAVIAIAIRRRRA